The Streptomyces armeniacus genomic interval CCGTCCAGGCGCTGCAGGGATGCAGGCTGTGCCTCGACGCGCACGTCAGTGCCGCCCGCGCGACGGGAGTGGACGAGGAAGAGATCGCGCGTGCCCACGCGGGCACCTCCGCCGATCCCGCGATCGCGGCGGTCATCACCCTCGCCCTCCAGATCTACCGCGAGCCGACGTCGATCACCGACGAACAGGTCAGCGCGCTGCGTGCGCACGGCTACAGCGACCGCGCGATAGCCGACGTCGTCGGCGTCGTCGCACTCAACATCCTCACCGGTGCCTTCAACCTGCTCGCCGGCCTCACGCCCGGGAGCGACACCGGTGCGTAGAGACACCCCCGCCTGTACTCGCGGGGCACGGCCTCCACCCCGGGGCCGCGCCCCGCCGCATGGACACGGAAGGAACACGCCATGCGTCTGTTCGCCATCCGCGACTACCGCCACCTGTTCAGCGCCCAGGTCATCGCCCTGTTCGGTACCGGGCTGACCACCGTGGCCCTCGGACTGCTCGCCTACGAACTCGCCGGCCCGCGCGCCGGCATGGTCCTCGGCACCGCCCTGACCATCAAGATGGTCATGTACGTGGTCATAGCCCCGCTGGCTGCCGCGTACGTCGACCGGCTCCCCAGGAGATCTCTCCTGGTCCTCCTCGACGTGGTCCGCGGTGCGGTGGTCCTGGCACTGCCGCTGGTCACCGAGGTCTGGCACATCTACGTCCTGATCGGCCTGCTCCAGGCCGGCTCCGCTGCGTTCACCCCGACGTTCCAGGCCGTCATCCCCGACATCGTCACCGACGAGTCCGACTACACGCGTGCCCTGTCCGCCTCCCAGGTCGCCTCCACCATGGAGAGCCTGCTCAGCCCCGTGCTGGCAGCCGTCGCCCTGACGTTCATGAGCTTCAACTGGCTGTTCCTGGGCACCTCCGCCGGGTTCCTCGTCTCCGCCCTGCTCGTCCTGTCGACGCGCATCCCCGACGCCCGCCCCAGTACCCACGCCAAGGCATGGGACAAGGCCGCGGCGGGGATCAGGACCTTCCTCAGGACACCGCGGCTGCGTGGTGTCATGGCGCTCAACCTCGTGGTCGCGGCGGCAGGGTCGATCGTCGTCGTCAACACCGTCAACTACGTCCGTGACGAGCTCGGCGGCGCGCAGTCGGAGGTCGCCTGGATGCTCGCCGCCTCCGGCACCGGAACCCTCCTGGCCGCCCTCGTACTGCCCCGCGTTCTCGACCGGATCACTGCCCGCACCGTCATGATGGCCGGCGCCGGAGTGCTCGTCGGCGGCACGATCGCCGCGGTGACGCTCATCGCGGCCGACCTCACCACATGGACCGGTACGGCGATCGTCTGGACCGTGATCGGCATCGGCATGGCACTGATCATCACACCGACCGGCATGGTCCTGCGTACTTCCGTCAGCCGGAACGCGGTCCCCGAGGCGTTCGCGGCCCAGTTCTCTCTGTCGCACCTGGCCTGGCTCATCACCTATCCCGTCGCGGGATGGCTCGGCACGAACACCGGCTTCACCCTTGCCTGGTCCGTCCTCGCGGCCCTTGCCGGGGCGGGAGCGATCGGTGCCCTCCTCCTGTGGCCGCGCCACGACGGACGAGGAGCCATGACCAGAACCGTGACACCCGCCCGGCACGCCCCCAGCAAGGACCGGTCCACCCTGTCCAAGGCCGCATGAAGCGCCGCGTACAGCGCTCTGCCTGCCTCTGCTCACGCAGGCGGAGTCCCAACGAATTGCGGGCGAGTACCGCTGGACAGACGCCAGGACGCTTCGGGTGCGCTCGGCGACTCAAGGCGCTTCACCGGCTGGGAAGTCCTCCCGGTCGCCCTGATGGGAGTTGGCAGCCGATGAGCATGAGCACAGTGCAGACGGTCGTCTCCATGGTGAGTGCTGCGGCGCTTCGCGTTCGACGTCCACCGCGGCTCCTGGCAGCTGGTGGGCGAGCGCCGTGGGGGTGCACGAGGTGCGGTACTTCCGGCGGGAGAAGCAGCGGAGCGGGAGCAGTTGGGGGGATGAAGGTCACCGTCTACCTGCTGGCGCTGGTCGACGGGGTCGGGGCCGCCACGAACCATGCCGAGTTGAACTGGTCGGGTCGCGCGAGGTACGCGAGAGGAAGAGAGAAGCGTGATCGGGCGGAAGAACGTGGGCATACCCTTGCCGTGAGAGGTGATCCCATGTCCTTGCCTGAGAACGTACGCAGCCATCGCCGTCGAGCTGGGATGAGCCAGGAGCAATTGGCCGCCGCCGCGAACCTGTCAGTCGGGGTTGTACGCAAGATCGAGCAGGGCGGTTCCGTCCGGGTCGAGACGTTGCACGACCTTGCGCGGGCCCTCGGCACCACTACCTCTTCCCTGTTCTCGTCCGGGCCCCCCGAGCCGGTACACGGCGGGGAGGGCAACGGCGTCCGCCTCATGGAGTTGCGGCGGGCCCTCATGCCGCCGGTCGGCCTTGGGGAGGCGTTCATCGATTCCGATGACGCCGCCGATCTGGCCGTGATTCAGCGGGACATCGATGACGCGCACAGCCTGTATCAGGCTGATCGGTACGACTCGGTCGCGAAGAAGCTGCCGTCGATCCTGCGTGCTGCCTCCGCGGCCGTCGCCGTGAGTGAAGAAGGCGAGCCCCGGCAGCGCGCCATCATCGTGAGGGCACGGGCCCTCCTCCTCACAGGCAAGTATCTGACACAGGTCAGGCAGTACGACGCCGCGCACACCGCCCTCAAAGAAGGCATCCGGGACGCCCGCGAGACCGGGCAGATCCTCGCTGCTGCCACGGGAGTTGTCGGCATGAGCTGGCTTCTGTTGCGGCAGGATCGCTTCGACGAATGTGAGCGCCTGGCGTCCGAGACGGCCAGCGCGGTCGAGCCGCGCATGTCCTCTGCCTCTCCCGGTCAGTTGGCCGTTTGGGGCGAGCTGTGTCAGCGCATCGCCTCTGCCGCGATGCGCAACAACCGTCCGGACATCACGCAGGAGGCACGTCGGATGACGGCGACTGCGGCGAGCGCCCTCGACTCGGAGCACGTCAACTTCCGTGAGCACTGGACGACTTTCGGTCCGGTGACAGCCGAAACGAAAGCCATCGAGGACTTGTCGCTCGTCGGTGATGCTCGCGGCGTCCTGCGCAGGGCGGACGATGGGCCCGTGGGACGGAAGGCGTTGAAGCGCCTCGGCCGACCGAGCCAGAACAACTGGGACAGGCACAGGTTGGATGTGGCACGAGCCCACACGCTGCTGGGGTCACACCAGGATGCGATGGACGAATTGATTGGCATCAAACGGTCGTCGCCTGAGTGGATTCGCCACCAGACGATGGCGCGCTACATCATGACGGACATCGTGTCGCAGCGGAAAAGGACACTGACGAAGGACATGCGTCAGATGGCCTCCCACCTCGACGTCCGCGCGTAACTACCACGCCACGTAACAGTGCTGACGCACCATCGGCGAAACTGCTACGTGGCGTGTCTGGTTCGTCACTTTCCTCGCTCGTACCTTCATCGACATGGACGAGCCAACGCAGTACGAACCCGGGAGCGAACACGAGACCCGGCTCCTCGGCCAGGAAGCTGCGAGAGCGCTTAACCAGGCCCTGACCACGGCCGGGCTCGTCCTGCCCTCCGTCGAAGGCGGCCGCTCCGTCCGAGGTACAGCCATAGTCCGCCTGGGCAACGCCCCCGCCGCCGAAGTCGTGAAACTGGCGCACTGGATCATGGAGAGGGCTTAGTCGTGGCCAGCGACGAGCGGTTCGCGGTCGGGGCCTACGTGTACTGCACCACCCATCAGTGGGTTGGACGAGTCATCGGCGTCGAAGGCGACTATCGCCGTGCCGTCAGGCCGAGCGGACTGATCTGGCGCACCCGAGCCGAATGGCTCCGCGCAGCCAGCCCCGCCGAACGCGACGGCATGCGACGTGCGGAACTCGCCCGCACCCGGAGCCTTGTCCAGTGAAGGGAGAAGAGCACACGATGCGAATGCCAACGACAGCCGGACTCCCCGAACCCGCCTCGGAGGGAGACGGCAACGACTGGGCGGAGGGCACCTGCTTCTACTGCGGGTACAAGCTTCAGGTGCTGTACGTCGGCACCATTCACGTACCCGGCATGGCTGCGCAGGCATTCGCCTGCGAGGGGTGCATAAGGGTCCTCGTCGACATGGTCCTTGAGGGTGCCATGACCAAGGACCGCGGCTGGCGCAGGCTGGCCGCCTGAAACTCCCGCCCCTTGCTGGTACTCCCCCCGTATGGCCGTCGACCCCTCGGCGTCGGCCAGCTCATCCCAGCAGGGGGCGGGCCCAAACCCCCACCCTCAGCCCGCAGTCCATCCGGTACGCCGGGGGCGGGCACCAAAAGGATCACCTCGAAGCGGAAAGGTTGCCGATGAGCACAGCTACCGCAACACGAGATCCACGATCGTTCGTGAGTCCCGAGGTATGGAACCGCGAAATCATCCTCCTGATGCGGGACAACGTCATGGTGCGTGACATGGCGGAACGCATCTTCGGCCAGGCGATCGCCTACCTGATCACGGCCATGGAGAACCCGAACACCGATATGGGAGTGGGCCAGACCGTCGACATCGGCGTGCACACCCTCATTCTGGACACGAAGGTGTACTTCGAGTTCTGCGACAAGTACAACGGCGGCAACTACAAGCACCACGAACCGAACCTGGTTCGCCGCCGCGACGGCACCGTATTCCGCACGGCAGACATCCTGCGGAACAACGGCTTCGAAGTCGACGAGGAGCTGTGGAGCATGGACTCCGCCGACTGCTCACCGTGCAACCAGAAGGCGCCCGACTCCCACTGACCAACCCGTAGGCAGCGCCCGGCCGAGGCCCCTCTCGGCCGGGCGTACCACCGGACCAACCGCATGAGGAACAGTGATCAGCCCGGAACAAGACAACTGGGACGCGTACGCCGAGGGCACCGCGAAACGTGCGGACGCGACACTCCCGACGGTGCACTGGACGCAATACGAAAACCATGGCCCCGGCGCGGAGTTGATCGACAGTGCGCGCCGCGTCCTCGACCTCGGTTTCGGCAGCGGCGCGGCCGTTGCTGCGCTTTGCCGTGCTGGCGTGGATGCCGAAGGCGTCGACCTGTCGCCCGTCGCGGGGAAACTGGCCGCCGAGCGTTGGCCCGACGTGGACAGTGCACGCTTCGTCCTCGCCGAGGCATCCGACTTTCTTGCCCATACGGACAACACGTACGACGCGCTGATCTCGTATTTCGGCGCCATGTGGTTCACCGATCCGCAGCGTCTCCTGCCGCCGGCCTACGAGCGGCTGGCGCCCGGCGGTCGGCTCGTGTTCGCTCAACCGCCGCCGATCCCCGGCTGTTACGGGCCGCAGGGCATGTACAAGGGCGGGTTCGCGGGGAAGGCGACGTACGTGCGCCGCTGGTGCTACACCCCGGAAACGTGGAAGGTTCTCCTCGAACACCATGGCTTCACCAGGATTGAAGCTCGCGAGGTGGTGGCACCGAATCCGGGTCACATCGCGACCCTCCTCGTCCAGGCACGTAAGCCCAACCAGTAGCCTTACGCGGCAAGGCCTCCGAGCTGGCTATCGGGGGTCTTGCTGCGTTTCGAAAGGTCTCCGCTGCTGCGGGAGCTCTTTCGCGCGCGCAACTTGAAGGAGAAACCGTGTCGTTTCAAGATCGCCCAAAGCCAACAGCCGTTCACCGACGCCATATTCCGGCACGGAGCTGAAGATCACCCTGGGCGGTGAAGTCAGCCGCGTGATCACCGACGCGGCTACGAGGCGTCCCGCACTCCTGTGGATCGCGCTGTTCGCACCGGCCTGGCCTGTACCGCCGCGCCGCGCTATACGGGCTGCACCCACCGGCCGCCTGGATGCGCCGGACGTACGACGACACGTGGCCCTCACCGCGCTTCAGTCCTCTCCCACCACGGTCAGGTCGTCCCCCAGGGCTGATGCGATATCGGCAGCGCGGGAGAAGTCGTCCAGGTGGCGTGTCAGGAAGGCACAGGCGTGGTTGTGCTTGAGCGACCACCAGGCGGCCGAACCGCCGAGCCCGCCTTTGGCGATCTTGCCGCGGTCGCGTACGAATCCCAACGTCCAGGTGACCGTGGTGCCGAAGACCTCGTCGTGGCCGGTGACCTGGGATGCGAGGTACTCGGTGTGCAGTTGGGGTCCCAGCAGGTCACGTACCGGGCCGTCAACGCTGGTGAGTTGGGAGAAGAACTTCGCGACGGCGGTCGCGGAGGCGTGCAGGTTGACTCCACCGAAGACTGCCTGACGCCAGGCCCCGGAGTTCATCAACTCCATGTCCATGACGCCTGTGGGCGTCTCCAGCCATGGCGCTGCGGGGAGCTGTTGCGGCCAGTCCTGCTCGCCGTATTCGAGGTGGGCGACGCGGTGCAGGGCGTGCGTCGGCACCCCGAACCAGGCATCTATCCCCAACGCCGGCCGCACCACGTCGTTGAACATCTCCCCCAGGGACGTCCCAGCGCCCGCGCGCAGGATGCCGTCGATGAGGTGACCGTAGGTCAGCGCATGTTCCCCCAGCGACGTCCCCGGAACGTACTCCGGCGCTGCCGCAGCCAGGCTCTCCCGTAGTGCGGCATCATCCAGCAGATCCAGCTCTGCGGCGGCTGCCGGGAAGCGGGGCTGGCCGGCCTGATGCGTGAGCACATGACGCAGCGTGGTGCGCTCCTTGCCCCGGCGCTCGTACCCGCTCCAGTGCCTGGCGACCGGCTCATCCAGCTCCAGTGCGCCGTTGCGGACCGCCACCAGTGCCGCGAGTGCGGCGAAGGGCTTCGACACCGAGTACGGCTGGACAAGCGTGTCGCTGCGCCAGGGGCGGCGCCGCTCGGTATCGGCCCACCCCGCGCTCAGCTGGACGGCCTCGTGACCGTTCCGCCAGACCGATAGACCCGCACCCGCCTCGCGGCCGTCGCCTACGAGGCCATGGAAGACGTGACGCACCGCGTCGAACCCGTCCCCGACCAACTCCCCGGCGCTCATCGTGTCACCCTCCCGCGCTCCGCAGGCCGGTGTCGCCAGCCCTCATGGTGGCCCAGCCGCGGGCTCTCGGCTTCACCGCCGCCCCGCGGCACAACCGTCGCGGGCAATTGATCCAACCTGCTCGGTATCGCGGACACCCTTCACCTCACATACCTCTGGGGGGTACTTTCTCCCGACGCCGCGACTATACCCCCGGCAGGTATTCCACCACCATCGCGCGCCACCACGAACGGCCGCCTACTGCAACAGAGGGCCGCACAGAAGGCCGCTCGCTACCCCCATTGCATCGGATACCCCCATGGGGTACTTTCACAGCGCCAAATAGATACCCCCCTGGAGTATGTGAGAGGTGAGTGAGTTGTCCGCGATACCGACTCCGGATCCGCGGCGCTGGATGGCGCTCGCGTTCATCGCCATGGCGCAGTTCATGGTGATCATGGACACGTCCATCATTGGCGTGGCCCTGCCCGAGATGCAGGCTGACCTCGGATTCACCCCGGGCAACCTGTCCTGGGTCTTCAATGCCTACGTGGTCGCCCTCGGCGGCCTCCTGCTGCTCGGCGGCAGACTGTCCGATCTCTTCGGCGCCAAGCGGGTGTTCAGCACCGGCTGGGTCGTCCTCGCCGCCGGATCTCTCGTAGCGGGCCTCGCGGACGAGGTCTGGATCGAGCTGTCCGGCCGCGCCGTCCAGGGCGCGGGCTCGGCGCTGATCGCCCCCTCCGCGCTGACGCTGCTGATGATGCTCTTCGGCTCCAACCCCAAGGAGCTGACCAAGGCGTTCGCCCTGTACGGCGCCGCCGCTCCGGCGGGCGGCACAGCGGGCGTGTTCCTCGGCGGTGTCATCACTGAATACGCCAGCTGGCCCTGGGTGTTCTACATCAACATTCCCGTCGCGCTGCTCACCCTCGCGGCCACCCCGAGCCTGATGCCCTCCGCCCCCGCGAACCGCGGCTCGGTCGATATCGGTGGCGCCCTCACCGCCACCGCCGGCCTGGGCACCCTCGTCTACGCCGTCGTACGGGCGCCGGAAGTGGGCTGGGACACGGCCGAGACCTGGCTCGTACTGGCCGCGGGCGTGCTGTTCCTGGGGCTGTTCGTCGTCCTCCAGGCCAGGCGCCGCGAGCCGCTGATGCGGCTGAGTATCCTGCGCACCCCGAACCTCGCGGCCGCCAACCTCGCCCAGCTGCTGCTGGCCGGGGCATGGATCCCGATGTGGTTCTTCCTCAACCTCTATCTGCAGCAGGTCCTCGGGCTGGGCGCCTTCGCCTCCGGCTCAGCGCTGCTGCCGATGACCGGTGCCGTCATGATCATGATGATCCTGCTGGCGCCCCGGTTCATGGAACGCTTCGGACCCAAGGTCATGATCGTCACCGGGATGGCCCTGCTGGCGGCGGGCATGCTGTGGCTGTCGTTCGTACGCCCCGACGGGTCGTACGCGGTGGACGTGCTCCCGGCCTCGCTGGTCGCCGCCGTCGGGATGTCGCTCGCCTTCATCCCCTCCCTCGGCACCGCGATCTCCAGCGCCCGCCCCGAAGAAGGCGGCCTCGCCTCCGGAATCGTCAACACCAACTACCAGATCGGCTCCGCACTCGGCCTCGCCGCCATGACCGCCCTCGCCGCCACTCAGGGCGCCGAGGAACTCGGCAACCCCACGGCACTCACCGACGGCTTCTCCGCCGCCTTCACCGGCGCGGCAGCGGTCGCCGCCATCGGCGCGCTGCTCGCCGCAGTCACCTTGCGCACCAGCCAGCCAGCGGTCGACCCGTCGGCCGCAGAGCGGGAGCCCGAACGCGCAACCGACACCCCGGCGGTCCGCTGACCACCGCACACCGTCGGCCAGTTCCCCCGCCGACCGGAGCCCTAACCGGCTCCGGTCGGCACAGGCGTTCCCGAGCAGGAGGACCGATCCGCCGTGGACAACCGGAAGCGCCTCGATACGGACGGCACATGCGGCACAGCCGCACGACGCAAGGAGTCACACCATGAAGCCCACCCAACGCGCCGCCGTGCGCGATACCTTGGCACACCCCGTCGTACGCTGCCTCCTCGCCTGCCTGCTGAGCGCCGCTGCGCGGCGCCTCAACGCACCGGGCGGGGCGGGCGACCGTCAGCCCTCCCCCGGTGCAGAGCCTGTACGCGGAACGAGTGATCGCTGAGGTCGCCCGCCGGGCAAGCGGTGAGGCCAGGTTGTAGCGTTCGTCGGCGGGCTTCCGCAGGGCGGCTTCACCGCTCAGGTGGTTGACGCGCAGCTCAGCGGAACCGGGCCCGCTGCGGCCGGACTCCGGGCCGATACTCAGGCGAAACAACCCCCCGATGGGGGCCTGCCGATGCCACGGATCGCGAGCGGGGCACGGACCTCGCGCAGGCGCAGGCTCCCAGGAGGTGCCTGCGCCTGGATGAACTGCAGGCGGTCGACCGCGGTGCCGTCGTAGGAACGATAGGCGGCTGCCGTACGGCACGGGCACGCAGCGGTCCGTGCCGACGGGGACGCCTGCAGCCACAGCCAAGCCGGCGACCCGGAACCCATGAAAGCCTGCGACGGTTCGACGCAACCTCGCCCGTAACCCGGGATGCACTCCAGGTCAGTCCGGTGAGCAGCACCGCATCGTGCTGGGGCCGACATCCACAAGCGGTCTCACGTGCCCAAGCTCATAGTTCCGGATCGCACTTCGCATGCCGAGCGAGTCCCGGCCCGTCGGCCGCCCCGGCGTCAAGTGCCTCTCGGGTCGACAGCTGATCCCGCCGACCGGCGGCCTCTTCTCCTGTGAATGTGCCAAAGGGCGGGGACAGACCCTGGTGGTCCGTCCCCGCCCGCAGTTCGGCTGTTCACGCCTCGGCGCGGAACCGGCGGAGGCGGAGGCTGTTGCCGACGACGAAGACGGAAGAGAACGCCATCGCCGCTCCGGCGATCATGGGGTTGAGGAGCCCTGCGGCCGCCAGCGGCAGGGCGGCGACGTTGTAGCCGAAGGCCCAGAACAGGTTGGACTTGATGGTGCCCAGCGTGCGCCGGGAGAGCCGGATGGCATCGGCCGCGGCCCGCAGGTCGCCGCGTACCAGCGTGAGGTCGCCGGCCTCGATGGCGGCGTCGGTGCCTGTTCCCATGGCCAGGCCCAGGTCCGCCTGCGCGAGTGCCGCCGCGTCGTTGACGCCGTCGCCGACCATGGCCACCGAACGGCCCTCGCCCTGCAGTCGCTTGACGACGTCGACCTTGTCCTCGGGCATGACCTCGGCGATGACGTCCTCGGGTCCAATGCCGACCTCGGCCGCAACGGACTCTGCGACTGCCTGGTTGTCACCGGTCAGGAGCACCGGGGTCAGCCCCAGCCCGCGCAGCCGCGTGATGGCTTCCGCGCTGGTGGGTTTGACCGCGTCGGCGACCTCCAGTACGGCCCGCGCCTCGCCGTCCCAGGCCACCGCGATGGCCGTACGCCCTGCGGCCTCCGCCTCCGCCTTGGCCCGGGCCAGCTCCGCGGGAAGCTCCATCGCCCACTCGGCGAGCAGCTTCTCGCGCCCGACCAGCACCGCGTGCCCCTCGACGATGCCCTGGACACCCAGGCCGGGCACGTTGGCGAAGTCCTCGGGGACCGGCAGGGTGCCGACCTTCTCGGCCGCGCCGCTCGCGACGGCGCGGGCGATGGGGTGCTCGGAGGCATGCTCCAACGCACCCGCCAGCCGCAGCACTTCGGCCTCTTCCGTTCCCTCCAGCGTGTGGGTACGCAGGAGGGTCATGGTGCCGGTGGTCACCGTGCCGGTCTTGTCCAGCACGATGGTGTCGGCCCGGCGGGTGTTCTCCAGCACCTCCGGCCCCTTGATGAGAATGCCCAGCTGCGCGCCACGCCCCGTACCAACCATCAACGCGGTCGGCGTGGCCAGGCCCAGCGCGCAGGGGCACGCGATGATCAGCACAGCGACCGCGGCCGTGAACGCGGCGGTCAGACCTGCCCCGTTGCCCAGCCAGAAGCCAAGGGTGCCCAGCGCGAGCGCGATGACCACGGGCACGAACACGGCGGAGATACGGTCGG includes:
- a CDS encoding carboxymuconolactone decarboxylase family protein, translated to MPRLTRLTPDTAVGASRDLLADLVSRHGQAGAMVSTMAHSPAVLGGYLQLSRAMGRAKLDRRTSERISIAVQALQGCRLCLDAHVSAARATGVDEEEIARAHAGTSADPAIAAVITLALQIYREPTSITDEQVSALRAHGYSDRAIADVVGVVALNILTGAFNLLAGLTPGSDTGA
- a CDS encoding MFS transporter, which gives rise to MRLFAIRDYRHLFSAQVIALFGTGLTTVALGLLAYELAGPRAGMVLGTALTIKMVMYVVIAPLAAAYVDRLPRRSLLVLLDVVRGAVVLALPLVTEVWHIYVLIGLLQAGSAAFTPTFQAVIPDIVTDESDYTRALSASQVASTMESLLSPVLAAVALTFMSFNWLFLGTSAGFLVSALLVLSTRIPDARPSTHAKAWDKAAAGIRTFLRTPRLRGVMALNLVVAAAGSIVVVNTVNYVRDELGGAQSEVAWMLAASGTGTLLAALVLPRVLDRITARTVMMAGAGVLVGGTIAAVTLIAADLTTWTGTAIVWTVIGIGMALIITPTGMVLRTSVSRNAVPEAFAAQFSLSHLAWLITYPVAGWLGTNTGFTLAWSVLAALAGAGAIGALLLWPRHDGRGAMTRTVTPARHAPSKDRSTLSKAA
- a CDS encoding helix-turn-helix domain-containing protein; its protein translation is MSLPENVRSHRRRAGMSQEQLAAAANLSVGVVRKIEQGGSVRVETLHDLARALGTTTSSLFSSGPPEPVHGGEGNGVRLMELRRALMPPVGLGEAFIDSDDAADLAVIQRDIDDAHSLYQADRYDSVAKKLPSILRAASAAVAVSEEGEPRQRAIIVRARALLLTGKYLTQVRQYDAAHTALKEGIRDARETGQILAAATGVVGMSWLLLRQDRFDECERLASETASAVEPRMSSASPGQLAVWGELCQRIASAAMRNNRPDITQEARRMTATAASALDSEHVNFREHWTTFGPVTAETKAIEDLSLVGDARGVLRRADDGPVGRKALKRLGRPSQNNWDRHRLDVARAHTLLGSHQDAMDELIGIKRSSPEWIRHQTMARYIMTDIVSQRKRTLTKDMRQMASHLDVRA
- a CDS encoding class I SAM-dependent methyltransferase, with translation MISPEQDNWDAYAEGTAKRADATLPTVHWTQYENHGPGAELIDSARRVLDLGFGSGAAVAALCRAGVDAEGVDLSPVAGKLAAERWPDVDSARFVLAEASDFLAHTDNTYDALISYFGAMWFTDPQRLLPPAYERLAPGGRLVFAQPPPIPGCYGPQGMYKGGFAGKATYVRRWCYTPETWKVLLEHHGFTRIEAREVVAPNPGHIATLLVQARKPNQ
- a CDS encoding serine hydrolase domain-containing protein, translating into MSAGELVGDGFDAVRHVFHGLVGDGREAGAGLSVWRNGHEAVQLSAGWADTERRRPWRSDTLVQPYSVSKPFAALAALVAVRNGALELDEPVARHWSGYERRGKERTTLRHVLTHQAGQPRFPAAAAELDLLDDAALRESLAAAAPEYVPGTSLGEHALTYGHLIDGILRAGAGTSLGEMFNDVVRPALGIDAWFGVPTHALHRVAHLEYGEQDWPQQLPAAPWLETPTGVMDMELMNSGAWRQAVFGGVNLHASATAVAKFFSQLTSVDGPVRDLLGPQLHTEYLASQVTGHDEVFGTTVTWTLGFVRDRGKIAKGGLGGSAAWWSLKHNHACAFLTRHLDDFSRAADIASALGDDLTVVGED
- a CDS encoding MFS transporter, with protein sequence MPTPDPRRWMALAFIAMAQFMVIMDTSIIGVALPEMQADLGFTPGNLSWVFNAYVVALGGLLLLGGRLSDLFGAKRVFSTGWVVLAAGSLVAGLADEVWIELSGRAVQGAGSALIAPSALTLLMMLFGSNPKELTKAFALYGAAAPAGGTAGVFLGGVITEYASWPWVFYINIPVALLTLAATPSLMPSAPANRGSVDIGGALTATAGLGTLVYAVVRAPEVGWDTAETWLVLAAGVLFLGLFVVLQARRREPLMRLSILRTPNLAAANLAQLLLAGAWIPMWFFLNLYLQQVLGLGAFASGSALLPMTGAVMIMMILLAPRFMERFGPKVMIVTGMALLAAGMLWLSFVRPDGSYAVDVLPASLVAAVGMSLAFIPSLGTAISSARPEEGGLASGIVNTNYQIGSALGLAAMTALAATQGAEELGNPTALTDGFSAAFTGAAAVAAIGALLAAVTLRTSQPAVDPSAAEREPERATDTPAVR
- a CDS encoding heavy metal translocating P-type ATPase, producing the protein MTTAVTETADVELAIGGMTCASCAARIEKKLNRMDGVEATVNYATEKAKVAYAGDVDVSDLIATVEATGYTATPPAPARTPGTDAEATPVEGAGGGDELTPLRQRLIASVVLAVPVIAMAMVPAWQFEYWQWLSLTLAAPVVVWGAWPFHRAAFTNARHGAATMDTLISVGTSAALLWSLWALFFGTAGEPGMTHPFELSIARTDGAGNIYLEAAAGVTAFILAGRYFEARSKRKAGAALKALLELGAKEVTVLRDGQEVLIRTEELAVGDHFLVRPGEKIATDGTVAEGSSAVDASMLTGESVPVEVAPGDSVTGATLNAGGRLVVEATRVGADTQLARMAKLVEDAQNGKAAAQRLADRISAVFVPVVIALALGTLGFWLGNGAGLTAAFTAAVAVLIIACPCALGLATPTALMVGTGRGAQLGILIKGPEVLENTRRADTIVLDKTGTVTTGTMTLLRTHTLEGTEEAEVLRLAGALEHASEHPIARAVASGAAEKVGTLPVPEDFANVPGLGVQGIVEGHAVLVGREKLLAEWAMELPAELARAKAEAEAAGRTAIAVAWDGEARAVLEVADAVKPTSAEAITRLRGLGLTPVLLTGDNQAVAESVAAEVGIGPEDVIAEVMPEDKVDVVKRLQGEGRSVAMVGDGVNDAAALAQADLGLAMGTGTDAAIEAGDLTLVRGDLRAAADAIRLSRRTLGTIKSNLFWAFGYNVAALPLAAAGLLNPMIAGAAMAFSSVFVVGNSLRLRRFRAEA